One window from the genome of Salvia splendens isolate huo1 chromosome 9, SspV2, whole genome shotgun sequence encodes:
- the LOC121748073 gene encoding uncharacterized transmembrane protein DDB_G0289901-like gives MDPLPSVDYAYNLIQQEETRLRVLQQANTGGAAAMDGIGTGLAIRGWQNPTGGSRGGGRGSNGGGRGSNSGARGSGNDRNRRNWWEEKHGKPPQPQTPWNRGGHAATAVGGDGGNAVQGVVQTAGAVQPGGRTRNEAAQPANTTGAANFVASGSGSVIHDWSEELMRGEAAPDSG, from the exons ATGGACCCGCTTCCCTCCGTCGACTATGCGTACAACCTGATTCAGCAGGAGGAGACACGACTCCGAGTGCTACAACAGGCAAACACCGGCGGAGCAGCTGCCATGGATGGAATTGGAACTGGCCTCGCCATCCGAGGGTGGCAGAACCCTACCGGCGGCTCTCGGGGTGGCGGTCGCGGCAGCAACGGTGGTGGTCGCGGCAGCAACAGTGGTGCTCGCGGCAGTGGCAATGATAGAAATCggcgaa attggtgggaagagaagCACGGCAAGCCGCCGCAACCGCAAACACCCTGGAACCGTGGCGGGCACGCCGCCACAGCAGTTGGAGGCGACGGAGGCAACGCCGTGCAGGGGGTCGTGCAAACCGCCGGTGCTGTCCAGCCAGGAGGAAGGACCAGAAATGAAGCTGCTCAGCCGGCGAACACAACCGGGGCAGCAAACTTCGTTGCCAGCGGAAGTGGGAGTGTAATTCACGATTGGAGTGAAGAATTGATGAGGGGAGAGGCGGCGCCTGATTCAg
- the LOC121746665 gene encoding cell number regulator 8-like, with translation MANYDLVPIQEEVGLETEVEMKSYGGEKKHERKPSTEAAGKKHERNPSTGAAGKSGRAPPSAAAVSRVQTNEWESGIFSCLVKNDEFYSSDVEVCVLGCYAPCVLHGSNVERLGSKPGAATFTTNCLPYTALCLLGNCFFGWNCFSPCFAYPNHTAIRHRFNLEGNGEATAKSIGCLENIRMHETQREHCEAACDLATHISCHPCALCQEARELHRRLPHPGFTAKPVIVMLPPGEQSMGR, from the exons atgGCCAATTATGATCTTGTACCGATTCAAGAAGAAGTAGGATTAGAAACTGAGGTTGAAATGAAATCTTATGGCGGAGAGAAAAAGCACGAAAGGAAGCCCTCCACCGAGGCCGCCGGCAAGAAGCATGAAAGGAATCCCTCCACCGGGGCTGCCGGCAAGAGTGGCAGAGCTCCTCCGTCCGCGGCAGCGGTGAGTAGGGTGCAAACGAATGAATGGGAATCCGGCATCTTCTCATGTCTTGTTAAGAATGATGAGTTCTACAGCAGTGATGTTGAAGTTT GTGTACTTGGGTGTTACGCGCCTTGTGTGCTTCACGGGAGCAACGTCGAGAGGCTAGGATCAAAGCCGGGGGCTGCGACCTTCACTACTAACTGCTTGCCCTACACCGCGCTCTGCTTACTCGGTAACTGCTTCTTCGGCTGGAATTGCTTCTCTCCGTGCTTCGCCTATCCCAACCACACGGCCATTCGCCATAGATTCAATTTAGAA GGCAACGGTGAGGCCACGGCCAAATCCATAGGCTGCTTGGAAAACATCAGGATGCATGAGACACAGCGCGAGCACTGTGAGGCCGCCTGCGACTTAGCTACGCACATTTCATGCCATCCCTGCGCCCTTTGCCAGGAAGCTCGCGAGCTGCATCGCAGGCTACCTCACCCGGGGTTCACAGCCAAACCTGTGATCGTGATGCTTCCACCCGGAGAGCAATCGATGGGCCGCTGA